A segment of the Georgenia sp. M64 genome:
TTGGTCAGGCCGGAGAGCTTGCGGACCGTGAGGCGGGCCTCGTCGCCCTCCCGGTACTCGATCGGGTCGCTCGCGAGGTCCCCGATGGTCACCTCGGAGAACGCGGCCTGCTCGAGGCCGTCGATCTCGAGGCGGAACCGGAACTTCCGGAGCGGGTCCGTGCGTGCCATCGCTCAGCCCTCCTGGCTCGTGGCGGTCGTGCCCGTGACGGTCATGACTTCGCCTCCTGCGTCTTCTGGAAGACCCGGAAGACGACGAACTCGGCCGGCCGGACGGGCGCCACGCCGACCTCGACGATGAGGCGGCCGTTGAGGAGGTCGTCCTCGGTCATCGTCTCCCGGCCCACCGCGACGGAGAACGCCTCCTCCTCCTTCAGCCCGAGCAGCGCGCCCTCGCGCCACTGGGTCCGCAGGAACAGGGTCACGGTCTGCTTGACCCGCGCCCACAGCCGCGGGTCGTTGGGCTCGAACACGACCCACTGGGTGGAGTTGTAGATCGAGGCCTCGAGGAAGATGAACAGCCGCCGCACGTTGACGTACTTCCACAGCGGGTCGCTGGACATCGTCCGGGCGCCCCACAGCCGGATGCCCCGGCCGGGGAACCGGCGGATGGCGTTGACCCCGCGGGGGTTGAGGATCTCCTGGGTGCCCTGGTTGATGTCGTACTCCAGGTCGATCGCCCCGGCGAGGGTCTCGTTCGCGGGGGCCTTGAACACCCCGCGGGTGTTGTCGGTGAGGGCGTAGATCCCGCACACCGACCCGCCCGGCGGGACCAGGGTGCGCACCCCGCTGCGGGGGTCGCTCACGTAGATCCACGGGTAGTAGAACGCGCCGTACTTGGTGTCGGTGACGTCCGAGCGGGGCTCGATCCCGCTGGCGTTGCCCAGGCCCTGGAGGGAGTCGACGACGGCGAAGCGGAACCTGTTCCGCTCGCAGTGCGTGACCACCAGGCGCGCCGTGTCGTAGTCGACGCCGGGGGCGTAGACGATCGCCACCTCCCGGAACCGGTCGAGCTCGAGGGCCTTGAGACCGCGGCGCCGGCCGGGGTCGGCGTCGTCGACCTCGTAGTCGGCCGGGGTGAGCGGGTCGCCGTCGGCGCCGCCGTCGAGCTGGGCGGAGACGCCGTCGCCGGTGGGCAGCTCGGCGTCGTCGGCGGCCGAGATCTGCACCAGGGAAGAGTTGAACCCGTTGACCCGCTTGTCGAAGTACGCCGGCGAGGCGGGGTCGAGGCTGAGGTCGTCGAAGTCCTCCGCGATCGTGGGGACCGGCCCGTCGTCGATGCCGGCGGCGTCGGCCGGGACGTCGGCCGGGTTGGCCCAGTGGTCCACGCGCAGGCGGAACCCCACGGGGTTGCCGTCCGCGCCCCGGGTGCTGCCGGGCAGGATGCGGACCCAGGTGTTGTTGTAGGCGGTGCCCGGTCCGGTGGCGGTGACGGTGAACCCGCCGACGTCGACCGTCGCGGCGGCCGCCCCGGCCCCGGTGACGCGGGTGACGTAGCAGCGGCGTCCGCCGTTGTCGAAGAAGGTCTTCACGGCGTAGGGCAGGAACTTCCCGGCGCCGAAGACGTCGCCGAACCAGCGCAGGTACTCCCCGTAGCTGGTGGTCAGCCACGGTACCAGCGGGCCGCGCTGCGCCTCTCCGAGGAACGCCGCGGTGCTGGTCGCCACGCCCTCGATCGGCTTGGGGCCCCGTTCGATCTCCTCGACGTAGACGCCCGGTGCGAGGTACTCAGGCATTCGACTCTCCTGTCGTGGCGTGGGTTCCGGCGGTCCGGAGGCTCTCGCGCAGCTGCGCCTCCGACTCCGCCCTGTGCTTATCGCGGGCCTTCGTCGCCGCCGCGAGGTCGGCCTTGGCCGTGGTGGCGGCGGTCTCGGCATCGGCGAGCGCCCTCTGTGCGTCGGCGAGCGCCGTGACGGCGTCGAGCAGCTTGTGCTCCAGGTCCTTGGGTGGGATGAGGCGGGGGCCCTCGCCGAAGGACTTCCGGCGGGCCGCCGCCGAGCCGAGCAACCAGTACGCCAGCGCGTACTCACCGGCCTGGCGCGCCTTGGCGATCTCCTCGCGCCGGGTCTTGAGCTCGGTGTGCTGGGCGGTGACGGTCGCGGTGAGCTTCTTCCACCCGGCCAGGGCGTCGGAGCGCTTCTTGACCCGGTCCTTGAGCCGGTCCCGCCTGCTCTCGGCGCTCGCGAGCGTCCGGGCAGCCTTCCTCGCCTTGCGATCGAGCTTCTTGGTCCGGTCCGACCGTGCCTTGACGACGGCCTCGACCCCGGCGACACCGTCCTCACCCAGCTGCCGGCGCAGGCCCTCCTCCTGGGACTGGAGGTACTCCCCGTAGGCCGTGTCCTCGCGGGCGAGTGCGTCGTAGGCGGCGGTGTAGGCGGTGGCGGCGGTCTCGGCGTCCTTCTGGACCGCGCGCAGGGTCGTCAGCCGGTTCTCGAGGTCCGCGAGCGCGACGTCGGCCTGGTTCTTCTTCGTACGCGCGGCGGTGGCCTCGGTCTCGAGCTGGGCGAGCTTCTCGGCGATCGTGTCGTCATCGCTCGAGCCGCTGTCGGTCGAGCCACCGCCGGTCGAGCCACCGCCGGTCGAGTCGTCGCCGGTGCTCGGTGCGCCCGATGCCGTGTCACCGACGGGCGCCTCGACCACCTCCTCGGTCTGCTCGGTCGGCAGCGCCTCCTCCTCGGTGGGGGGTGAGCCGCCCGCCTCCCCCACCGCCTGGCCCTGCGGCTGCAGCTGGTTGTCGAGGTCCTTCTGCTGGGCGGGCACCGCCTCGGCGTCACCGGCGTCCGCTGATGGTTCGCTCACGGCCGCGCTCCTTCCTTCTCGTTGGTGGTCCGCCCGGCTCAGGGGCCGGCTCGTACGTGGATGGGTGGGATGACGGCGTCGTCGAGGTCGACCGGCGCCGTGAAGACGTGGTGGCGGCCGTGCTGGAGCTGGACCGCCAGCGTCCGGGTGGGCAGACCGTCCTTGCCCACGGTCAGGACGACGTCGATCTCCACCGGCTCGTCCGGGGCCGGCGGGCGCAGCTCCACCACGAGCGCGAACGCCCCCCGCGCATCCGTCGTGGCCGGGAACTGCCGACCGGGGCCCGGCGCCGCGGCGGAGACCGTCGCGCCGTCCACGGGTTCGGCCCCACCGGCCGGGCTCCGCACCACGACCCCGCGCACCAGGGTGGCGACGTCGTCGAAGGGGGCGTCCGGACGCCGCTCGAGCGCGACGACGTGGCGCACCCCGTCCGTGGCGAGGTTGACGGTCAGGAGCACCGGGCCCCGGTAGATGCTGCGCTCGGTCCCGATGCGGAAGGTGAGGTCCTCGCCCGGCGGGGCGTTGAGCACCACCGCCTGGCCGCTGAGGTTGCGCACCACGGCGACCGGGCGCGGCTGCCCGGCGGCGACGTCCCACAGGGTCACGTCGACGTCGCCGCGCACCGGCCGGCGGGTGGCGCCGTCCATGAGGGTCACGACGGCGGTGACGACGTCGGTCCGGCCCTCCTCGAAGGCGATGCTCACAGCGCCCCCACCCGTTCGGCCAGCGGTCCGGGCGGGTCGGGCAGGACGCCGGCGCGGTAGCGGCGCTCGGTGACCCGGTCGTCGCGGACCGGCGGCGCGGACGTGACGAGCACGGGGCTGGCCAGGTACACCATCGACGTGCGGTAGGACGA
Coding sequences within it:
- a CDS encoding phage tail sheath family protein, with protein sequence MPEYLAPGVYVEEIERGPKPIEGVATSTAAFLGEAQRGPLVPWLTTSYGEYLRWFGDVFGAGKFLPYAVKTFFDNGGRRCYVTRVTGAGAAAATVDVGGFTVTATGPGTAYNNTWVRILPGSTRGADGNPVGFRLRVDHWANPADVPADAAGIDDGPVPTIAEDFDDLSLDPASPAYFDKRVNGFNSSLVQISAADDAELPTGDGVSAQLDGGADGDPLTPADYEVDDADPGRRRGLKALELDRFREVAIVYAPGVDYDTARLVVTHCERNRFRFAVVDSLQGLGNASGIEPRSDVTDTKYGAFYYPWIYVSDPRSGVRTLVPPGGSVCGIYALTDNTRGVFKAPANETLAGAIDLEYDINQGTQEILNPRGVNAIRRFPGRGIRLWGARTMSSDPLWKYVNVRRLFIFLEASIYNSTQWVVFEPNDPRLWARVKQTVTLFLRTQWREGALLGLKEEEAFSVAVGRETMTEDDLLNGRLIVEVGVAPVRPAEFVVFRVFQKTQEAKS